In Clostridium thermosuccinogenes, the genomic stretch CACAATGACAACTGTAAAGGTAGCTGCCTTTGTTACCGTGATTACGTTTCTGTTTAGAGTGACTCCGTCTATTTCATTCGAAACACTGCCATCGTATGAAATACCATTGACATCAGAAACCTTACCGTCCAGGAGTACAAGCTTATAGGGTGAGTCCTCAGTAACCACGATTTCAAAGGAGTAGCCCTGCACATAGCCCGCCTCTCTGATGGCGTCTTCCAAAGTAGTTGTGGTTGTACCGGAGTCAAAATAACTGCGATACTCATTCCTGCCGTCCCTCATAGCATAGATATGAACTTCATATTCCGGTGCTATCTCATCAATAAGCTGTGCAGGCTCGACAATCGCAATGGGCAGGGTTGCAGTTATACTGCCCTTGTTTCCGGCTGCATCCGTGAATTCAAAGGTATAGGATGTTATTGTATCACCGGGGTAGAAGGTATGGGACGTGGACGTACCTCCTGACGGGGTTACATCACGATCCGCGGTGTACCAGACTGTAACAGGCTGTGAAGTTTCCGTCACCCCTTCAGGCACCGAATCGGTTTTGAATTCGTTATAGTACCAATGAAGCGTTGCCTGTGGTTTGCCGGTGAGGATGTTTGTGATGTATATATCATGTTGCACTCTTTTTTCGCCTACATTCACAACAGTCAACACTATGTTGGAGTCGATGGTCGCAGTAAAAGAAGGAAATGTATCACTTTCAATCTGGTTGCCAGAACTGTCGAACACCAATATATGGTGACTCTCCTGTTTTTCCGGAACAATCGTGATTTCTACCGGTTTTGACGTAGCACCTGTTTCAGAAAGATGTATCAGGAAACCGTACTCTTTGAACTGATCTTTGACCTCAATTTCCTGAGTCCATTTCATGCCGAATATATCGTAGAAAGAAATAGTATGATTACCGTCTCTGAAAATAGGCAGCTCGCCATGCTTGATATCACTGTACGACGAAGGATTGGATGTCGCTATAGATTGATCCACCCTGACGAGTGTATTGAATTCAGCAACAAACCTCCTAATGACAAAAATGTCATTTACATCATCTTCCACGTAACCTTTCACATATTTAGGCCTGATATTGATGCCCTCAACAACAAGTCCCATACCGGGTTCGGATACATATCCAAAGGGGTCCGTCAATGTGGCATAAAGTTTGTGCGAAACATTCACACCCTCGTCCTTGGAGCTGTCGTACTTGATAACGCCATGAACGGTGACATATAACCTTTCATAAGTCTCGTTATCGGTTACAAACTGCTTCCACTCTGCTTCTACTTTATATATACCGTATGGATTGGATGTTGCAGGCTCATACACTGCCTCGAACTTGTCTCGTAAGCGGTAAATAATACCCACATTTAAATGCAAACAGGCTTATGAGATAATCTCTCCAGAAAATATACTGGAGGTATAACTTTATGACCAAAGCAGATCTTTATCAAAAATGGGCATCCATAATTGCAGAGTACAAATCCAGCGGACAGACGCAAACTTCATTTTGCAAATCCGCGGGGATAAGTCTTCGTCAGTTAAGCTACTGGTTGAGAAAAGAAAGACAAAACGGAATCATACAATCAGAATCTCCCAAATGGATTCCGGTAGAAGTAGATCATAAAGAGCATACAGGCAAAGGCCAATCAATCGAAATCAAATTTGGCCCAGCTGAAGTTCAAGTCAAACCAGGCTTTGACCAGAAGCATCTGTTGGATGTGCTAATGGTGCTGAGGGAATTATGCTGAGCATAGCCGGCACCGACAAGGTCTACCTTGCCTGTGGAAGTACCGACATGCGTAAGTCTATCGATGGCCTGGCTGCCATCGTCCAGCAAAGCTTCGCATTAGACCCCTTCTCGTCTTGTCTATTTGTGTTCTGCAATAAAAAACGTGATAAGCTTAAAATCCTCCAATGGGAACATAATGGTTTCTGGCTATATTACCGGAGGCTTGAAAAAGGCAAATTCCAATGGCCTAAAGAAAGTTGCGGCACTCCAATGAAGGTTGGTGTCCGTGAACTGGGTTGGCTGCTGGATGGACTATCCTTGGAGCAGAAGCAGGCACACAAAAAAGTGACAGTAAGTGCAGTAATATGAATACTTTCAAGACAAAAATATTTATATTTTTTATCATTTTCCTGGAAAAAACCGTAGAAAAATGATATAATAAAATTATGGAAAACACAGTGAAATCAACGGTTACAATAGAAAAACTCCAAACAGAAATTGAAATATTGAAGCAGGAAAAAGCCGAGCTTGAAGCAAAACTCAAATGGTTTGAAGAACAATTCCGGCTGCATCAGCATAAGCTTTTTGGGCGTTCAAGTGAAAAGACGGAAGTCCCTGAACAGCTAAATCTTTTCAACGAGGCGGAATCAGAAGCCAAGCCTGCAGTTCCCGAACCAACATTAGAGGAAATTACATATAAACGTCGTAAAAAGCAGGGGCACAGAGAAGAAATGCTTAAAGACATTCCTGTAGAGACCATAGAGTATCGCTTGCCTGAAGAAGAGCAGGTTTGTGATTGCTGTGGCGGCAAACTGCATGAAATGAGCAAGGAAGTAAGGCGGGAAATAGAAATTATTCCGGCTCAGGTGCGTGTAAAGGAACATGTGCAGTATGTATATGGCTGCCGTAATTGCGAGAAGAATGAAATATCTACACCGATAGTAACAGCCCCAATGCCAAAGCCGGCACTTCCTGGAAGCCTGGCTTCGGCATCCGCCATAGCTCATGTAATGACGGAGAAATTTGTAAAAGGGCTTCCTCTTTATCGTCAAGAGCAGGACTGGGAGAGGATGGGGATTGAAATATCCAGGCAAACCATGGCGAACTGGATGATACAAAGCTCCGACAGGTGGCTGCGGCCGATATATGAACGAATGCGGGAACACTTGCAGCAAAGGGACATCCTCCATTCCGATGATACTACCCTCCAAGTACTCAAGGAACCCGGGCGAGCCGCAGATTCAACCTCCTACATGTGGCTATACCGGACCGGCCGGGAAGGGCCTCCGATTATTCTTTATGACTACCAAACTACCAGGGCTGGCAAACATCCTAAAAAATTTCTTGAAGGATTCAAAGGTTACCTTCATACGGATGGGTATGATGGTTATAGTGGCATGCCCGGAATCATCCAGGTTGGTTGCTGGGCACATGCAAGGCGTTATTTTGTCGACGCCTTAAAAGCCATGCCTCCAAAAAAAGATGACAAGCCCACAGTAACAGAAGAAGGTTTGGCATTTTGCAATAACTTGTTTGAGATAGAAAAAATGCTTCATGATGTTACACCGGAAGAAAGATATGAGGGCCGATTGAAACACAGCCGACCAGTGCTTGATAAATTCAAGGAATGGCTCAAATACTGGAGTCCAAGAGTAACTCCCAAAAGTTCATTAGGAAAAGCAATCCAATACTGCCGGAACCAGTGGGACAAGCTGGAGGCCTTTATGCTGGACGGCAGGCTAGAGATTGATAACAACCGAAGTGAACGGTCGATAAAGCCTTTTGTAATCGGGAGGAAGAATTGGCTGTTTAGCAACACGCCTAAAGGAGCCAATGCCAGCGCAACAATTTACAGTATTGTGGAGACGGCAAAAGAGAATGGGTTGAACCCGTTTGAATATCTTACTTATCTCTTTGAACGTCTACCGAATATAAATATCAAGGATCAACATGCATTAGACACCTTGTTGCCATGGTCAGCAAATCTTCCGGGTCATTGCAAAGTGCCCAATAAATAATATATATTATGCCCCTGCTAAATCAAAGGTGGGGGCTATTTGACGCTTACCTTGTCTCTTGCTTTTTGAATGATATCTTTCGACAGCGTCAGGGTGAAACCCGTGCCGGCAGAATCGCTGCCAACGCCCAGTAAGTTCATATAATCCTTATCAAAATAGAGATTAAGAGTCTGTTCCATGCCGTATTCAAATGATTTTTCAGAAAACTCATATTTTGCGGTAAAATAACCGTTTTCCTTATTTTCGATTGTGGAAGATACGAGGACAGGCGCCCCCTCGTCTGTTAATACCCATTCTTTGTTTCCAAGCAGCGTATAGTTTCCATATATGTCTTCGGTGTATACATAATACATATGATAGCCGGGTTCGGTAAGAGCCAGCGAATATGAATTGTCATAAAAGTCGTAATTATCGATTATGTTAACCGCAGGTTTTTCCGGATTAATGTAGTCATATACATATATACCTAATACTTCTTTCATCGACTGGCCCGAAGCAGGCTTAAAGGTAAGCTTGCCTTCCATTACAGGCTTATCGGTATCGGTTATGGATACAGTTCCTGAAACTCCGGCAACAGGATATATATATACAGTTTGAATTTGTGAAGCGATTCCGTTGGCATTGATCACCTGGATATACACCGTATTCAATTGATTTATTATGAGCGGCAGATACCCGAAATCTCCGGTATTGCCATATGCGCCCAGAACCTCCGATGCGTCATTCACAAACCTTGCAACATAAAGGCTGTTCTTGCTTGATTCATCATCCGTGGCATCCAGCACTTTATACCACACAGATCTGGCTTTGGACTCATCAGCATCCACACCTTCTGTTGCATTCCACACCTTTATGGCTCTTGCACCAATAAGGGCAGTACTGTCGCCCACTCCTTCCTTTTTGTCGGGCATGTCGTCCACAGTGAAGTAAAGCAAAACATTGCTTAACCAGTTGTCTGGCCCGCTATTGACAGGGATATATATGGTATTCCTGGAAGCGGTATATTCTGATATCGGATTACCATTCTCATCTGTAGCACCATATACCGGTCCGTAATACCGGGTTTCATTCACATCAAGTCCGTAATAACCATTCTGGAACGAGTAAGAATATCCTGCAAATCCAAATTGCGTGGATTCTTTCGTATTGTCTACAAAGATGCCGCCCTGGAGACTACCAGCCTCTCCCACAAAATTGTCAAAGGTGAATTCATATGTCTTCTTGCTGGCAGCGGCCGTTATAACAAGTTTCAGCTCATATCTGCCGCTCGGATACCCTTCCGGATACTGTTCATTAGCCTTAGGAAGAACAACGGTCTGGATCTCCTGCGGCCTGAGATATACTCTGGCATACTCTTTGCCGTCATAACCAAGCAAGGTTTCGTCCGTTTCCCTTACAACACTGATGTAGGTATTGCTGAAATCTATGTCCTCTACACCCCATACCGGTACAAGGTTGTTATTAATTGCAACATTGATTTTGACTCCTTCCAACGTGGAAAGCATGCGGTCTGATTCGTCATCGGGGTTGAAAGTCAGCCCGTCCATGGGTAGTCCAGCAGTTCTTTTAAATTGAATCAACTTATCTAATACATCGGAAGTGGTGATGGTGGCATTGTATACCTTTTCACCATACAAACTTTCTATGCCGGGAGCTGCTTGCAAAGTAAAACTATCCACATAAACCGGACCACCTTCAGTTCCGGCTTTTACGAGGAGTGTGAAACCAGTTCCTCCGGCTTCTTCGGATCCCATATCAATCTTATACTGGAATGCACCACTCATTTGGTCTCTATCATCTTCAAATTTGAAGTTTAAAGGCTCCAGGGGTGATTCGCCTGCCAGCAGCGTCACATTTATATCACCATAATAATTTCCCTCAATTATGCTTTGCAGCGTTAAACCATAATTAAGAAAATCAGGTGAACCCACGTATTCAAATTCGTATTGGTATGCGCTTTTAGCCGTGACCCTATAGACCTGCCAGCTGTACACATCGTTTAAAAAACCAGCATCGAAAGATGAGTTGTTTAAAATATCTCCTCCGCCATAAGTATCATCATCAATAACGCTTACAAAGTAGATGTTATCCGGTCCGGGATTTTTTATCATGACAACGACAGCATTGCCTGTAGGAATATCCGAGATGTGAAGCGTCGCTTCTGTTTGCCTTATCTTGCTATATTCTAACGTGTATTTGGGAGCCGCAATATTATAAGTATAGGAACCTAAAGGTACTATACGTTCGTTTCCGGCCACGTCCTTGATCTTAACATACAGCTTTCCTGAATAGGATTCCCCTTGTATTTTTTCCTTGTCGGCATTAAAGATGTATGATTTTGTCCCCTCGGTGAAAGCACCCGCCGCTATCCAGCCGGGGTAATCGGCATTGGGCTCATCACCGTTGCTGTCAACCCATAAATAGTAAATCTCTTTCAAGCCGCTGTTATTATCAGTTGCCAAGACTTGTGCAGTGAGGGCTCCCTCATTTTGGGTGTGGTCATACCGTTTGCCGGTTTTTACCAATGATGCCGAAGGCTCACCCTTGTCCATCGAATAATCAAGATTGAAAGATGCCTCCCCTTTTTTACCGGCGTAATCCTCCGCTATAATTTTTATGATTGAGGACCCTATATTATATTGTTCGTTGTCAAGAAGACGTATATGGATATAATTACCGGATTCTACCTGCGTAAATGTATATAGCTGGCCCATGGCTCCCGTAGTCCATGCTTCGGGATCTTCAGGAGGCTGTTCTGATGCTGTCACTGCGAAATCAAAGCTGAACACCGTCTCTCCCGGTGCATCTGTATTTACCGGCAAACCATTTATCCATGAAAAGCTTCCATCAAGCAAGTTAACACCGCTTTCATCGGAAATTTTCACAGGGAAATAAAATTGCACGATATTATTCTTTTGGTCAAAAGCTACCGGTTTCGGAGCATAACCTTCTCCTGACGGTGTTGCATCCGTAGTGATTTGAGGTCCAGTCATATCAAGTTTTATATCAGCCGTGTTCTTGTTGATATCGACCGAACCGTCATAGACATTACCGTTCATGTCTGTCAAGGTATGTCCATTACCAATTTCAATACGTTCTATTCTAATTTTTGTATCCTCGGGGTTTATATAAGTCATACCCTCCTTGACAGTGAAAGTATCAAATCTGATTGTAGCTTTCTTGTCCTTATATGCTGGATTGTAATAATAATCACGAGGCACAATCGTATATACTTCATACGCATCAAGCTTGACAGGGTTCCCCTTCTCATCTTTTACATTAAGTACGGCTTGTATGTAACTGTAGTAGCCTCTCGGATAATCCTTCCCATCAAGAAGAAGATTTTCATTAAAAGTAGCAGTAAAGGTTATATTATCTCCCGGTGCTGCGGAATGATCACTTTCATCGGGATATCCCGGATCACTTGGAGGTAGTTTTTCCTTGCCCAGGGCTTTCTTAACTTTAGCATTGTTCATCTGGGTTACAACATCAATTTTCTCAACAAATGGTGATATTCCATCAATATAGCAGTTTTGGTTAAGTTCATATACCTGTCTTTCTCTTCCCAGTTCTCTAAGGGGATTGCCGGCTACATCCGTAATCAGGCATATGGATTTATCGTAGCCGTACTCGGTTATTTTATCAGTACTCTGAAAAGCTGGAACTAATTGTATTCCCATATCAGCCGCTTTTTTGCCCAGTATATCCCGTAAATCCCAATATCTATCCCCATATAAAGGAGTCAAATCAACTGCGGTCATGACAACTTCCTTAGAGTTGAAAACAGAGGTATCCTCAAATTTAAACATCAGATAATTTTCTTTGAGTGCAATAAGATGCCCTGTTATTTCTGCGTTTGCATCCCCGGTTCCGGTCATCTTGATTTGTATGTCACCATGGTTGCTTTTGTTGTCGGAAAACCTTATAGGCTCGTCACACTCCACTTTCAGATATATGGGTTCTCCGGAATTGAACAAGTATTTGGAGTTCCCGTTTTCATCGCAGGTATATACCTTTTTGACCACCGGATCCTTTATATCCGCAAAAGCCACAACTATATCTTCTATGTAGACCTTTCCGTCCTTGCAGGAATATTCAGTAGATGTAACAGCTGAAAAAAATTTCAGAAAGTCTGTAAAATACTCAGACTTAGGATTTAACAATTGGTAACTCACAGGATTTTCTTTATTGTCACGCGAATACCCCAAAGTTTGAGTTGCCGTCCCTTTACTGGCAAAATCAGACCCATTGGCATAAATGCTGAAATAATGATTATCAGCTTGAATAAAAGCCAACTGATACCCAACAGTCGTATATTCACCATCCCACCAGTTGCCATGTTTGTGTTTATGGTTAT encodes the following:
- the tnpC gene encoding IS66 family transposase — protein: MENTVKSTVTIEKLQTEIEILKQEKAELEAKLKWFEEQFRLHQHKLFGRSSEKTEVPEQLNLFNEAESEAKPAVPEPTLEEITYKRRKKQGHREEMLKDIPVETIEYRLPEEEQVCDCCGGKLHEMSKEVRREIEIIPAQVRVKEHVQYVYGCRNCEKNEISTPIVTAPMPKPALPGSLASASAIAHVMTEKFVKGLPLYRQEQDWERMGIEISRQTMANWMIQSSDRWLRPIYERMREHLQQRDILHSDDTTLQVLKEPGRAADSTSYMWLYRTGREGPPIILYDYQTTRAGKHPKKFLEGFKGYLHTDGYDGYSGMPGIIQVGCWAHARRYFVDALKAMPPKKDDKPTVTEEGLAFCNNLFEIEKMLHDVTPEERYEGRLKHSRPVLDKFKEWLKYWSPRVTPKSSLGKAIQYCRNQWDKLEAFMLDGRLEIDNNRSERSIKPFVIGRKNWLFSNTPKGANASATIYSIVETAKENGLNPFEYLTYLFERLPNINIKDQHALDTLLPWSANLPGHCKVPNK
- the tnpA gene encoding IS66 family insertion sequence element accessory protein TnpA, which codes for MTKADLYQKWASIIAEYKSSGQTQTSFCKSAGISLRQLSYWLRKERQNGIIQSESPKWIPVEVDHKEHTGKGQSIEIKFGPAEVQVKPGFDQKHLLDVLMVLRELC
- the tnpB gene encoding IS66 family insertion sequence element accessory protein TnpB (TnpB, as the term is used for proteins encoded by IS66 family insertion elements, is considered an accessory protein, since TnpC, encoded by a neighboring gene, is a DDE family transposase.) — encoded protein: MLSIAGTDKVYLACGSTDMRKSIDGLAAIVQQSFALDPFSSCLFVFCNKKRDKLKILQWEHNGFWLYYRRLEKGKFQWPKESCGTPMKVGVRELGWLLDGLSLEQKQAHKKVTVSAVI